One genomic segment of Hordeum vulgare subsp. vulgare chromosome 2H, MorexV3_pseudomolecules_assembly, whole genome shotgun sequence includes these proteins:
- the LOC123429891 gene encoding WW domain-binding protein 11-like — MILMAAAKIAVLLAMASLFAAAGAADPQLIKGAHCWRCYSSCMHKCDGYRDAAVLSANRTQPAVHTTVDDGAAAASIPVNSTDGTAAIVPSTDGAAAHLADGYEDKDDDDDKDDDNDDKNDKDDDDDDDKDDKDEDDDDDKDDKDDDDDDYDDDDDDDDDDDDDDDNDGGRGDWEKYFRCKKSCIVDCYKRLPPVCYKMCISESCLNMPPHKQAHCYKSCGHKCYHKHPSPGPKPKPKPKPPKPKPTPPKPTPPKPAPPKPMPPPSPMPPKPMPPPSPMPPKPTPPKPLPKRPCPPNAPKTKPKPKRKPPPKTNPKPKPKPKPPCPPSANVSTSTNTSYN; from the exons ATGATCCTCATGGCGGCGGCCAAGATCGCCGTCCTCCTGGCCATGGCGTCGCTCTTCGCCGCGGCGGGAGCAGCCGATCCCCAACTCATTAAGGGTGCCCATTGCTGGCGGTGCTACTCTTCCTGTATGCACAAATGCGACGGCTATCGTGATGCCGCCGTCCTCTCCGCCAACCGCACTCAGCCCGCCGTCCACACGACGGTCGACGATGGTGCAGCAGCGGCCTCCATCCCCGTCAACTCTACCGATGGTACTGCAGCAATAGTACCCTCCACCGATGGTGCAGCCGCCCACCTCGCTGATGGCTacgaggacaaggacgacgacgatgacaaagatgacgacaacgatgataagaacgacaaagacgatgatgatgacgacgataagGATGATaaagacgaagacgatgacgatgataaaGATgataaggacgacgacgacgatgactatgacgatgatgatgatgacgacgacgacgatgacgacgatgatgacaacgatggtgGCCGTGGCGACTGGGAGAAATACTTTAGGTGCAAGAAGTCGTGCATCGTGGACTGCTACAAGAGGCTGCCGCCGGTGTGCTACAAGATGTGCATCTCCGAGAGCTGCCTCAACATGCCACCAC ATAAACAGGCGCATTGCTACAAATCATGCGGGCACAAATGCTACCACAAACACCCAAGCCCGGGTCCCAAACCTAAGCCGAAGCCGAAGCCACCAAAGCCGAAGCCGACGCCACCAAAGCCCACACCTCCAAAGCCCGCTCCACCGAAGCCCATGCCGCCACCGTCACCCATGCCACCGAAACCCATGCCGCCGCCATCGCCCATGCCACCGAAGCCAACCCCACCGAAGCCGCTGCCGAAGCGGCCGTGTCCTCCTAATGCACCGAAGACGAAGCCAAAGCCAAAGCGGAAGCCTCCGCCGAAGACTAACCCGAAGCCGAAGCCGAAGCCGAAGCCGCCGTGCCCGCCATCGGCCAATGTATCTACGTCGACCAACACCAGCTACAACTGA